The following nucleotide sequence is from Zea mays cultivar B73 chromosome 1, Zm-B73-REFERENCE-NAM-5.0, whole genome shotgun sequence.
TATATGCATGCATGGTCTCAAGAGTCAGAGCTCAGCGTCATCTATTCCCTTCACCTTCTCCTTGGCCGTCTCTGCGGCGTCCCGCGTGGCCCTCGCCGTGGCCGCCGCCGCCTGCTCCACCGTCTCCTTGCCCATCTCGAAGCTCTTCTTAGCGGCGTCCCCCAGAGAGCCGACGGCACCATCGTCGTCGTACCTTGGCACAACACAAAGGACGCACGCGGCGACCACGTCACACAACTACACAAGCAACGTACGCAGCATGCATGCAAGAAATAAACCGAGAGACCAGCCAGCTAGTTCACAGTTCACACATGGCATACCGTGGCTCGTCGGAGCAGCGCGGCCGCCGGAGCTTCATCCACGTCAGCGCCGCCCAGGTGCGGAACGCGTCCAGCCGGCTGTTGAACCCCGGGATGCCGACGGCGTGCTCGACGGGCTCGGCGCGCTTCCCGACCTCCCCCGCCCTGCCAGCAGCTCCCTGCACCccctcgccgtcgccgtcgccggcgCGCGGCAGCGACGACGTCAGGAACGCCGCCACGGAGGCCACCAGCAGCGCGAGCAGCACCACCGTCACGGATATGGTCGCGCGCCCCTTCGCCGCAGCCGGCTGCCCGTCTTCGGCGAcgttgctgctgctgccgccgcggcCCTCGTCGTCGGCCGTGGCCCTGGCGTCGacttcggcctcggccatggactcAGACGTTTCAGGTGTGGAGACTCGAGACTGACGGGCGGGAGATTCGGAGATCAACGAATTGCCGGGCTTGCACGGCACGGGTACACACGGGGAGACGTGGCTATCTCCTAGTAGCTTTAATTCGTAGTGGGCACGCGTTGCCCATGGTTCTATGGTGACACGTCTACGATACGTGTCCAGCCCAGCGGGGAGCCCGAGGAGTTGAGCTGAGGTCTGCGGCGGCGGCACGCGTGCGCCTTGTGAGTCACGGGCGAACGTGTCAAGCGCGACATGTGAGGGCGGTCGTGCTATCAGCTCTCGGTCCATCTGCAAAGGCACCAGCTGGTGAATTTCTATATCAGATTCGACGAAGAGCATGACTCTACGGGTTCAGTGCCCGCAAGTCCGAGTGCCATCCCTAGGATCATCGTAGTGTTCCGTGTGCACTAATAGATAGGAGCACTGAATATGTCCGGTGATATTTTTTTGTGTGACCCATTTTCGTATTTCAAACATAAACCTTTAGCTCCAAACTCCGATTTTTGATGTCCTTAGACTTTGTAGAAGGTTAATAAAAACCTCTATAGATTAGTGTATAAGCCATGTAAATTAAAGTAGATTAAAAATCATGAGGCACTTTCAATTGGGCTACCTCTTTGTTTCAACATTGGTGATTTCACTTTTGTCTGTATCTTTCTGTCCAGACTTCTACTTCCTTGTGTCTTAGACTCTTGACATATCTTATAAGTCTTTAACATGGCTTGTAATGTTTTGCTTGAGGTGTTGGTCATTAAAATCATCACTTTGCCTAATTCCAAATCCACATTGCATATCTATTATAAATATAACTTGTATACTAGCAAACAACATTAGTCCAAATAGTCATGTTGTTAAAATACAAAAAATCCAAATATTATGGTTCATAGAGTCCATGTTCCTTATAGGGACAAAAGATACATATAGCTCGCATTTGAGGACGGATAGTTTTGGTTGGTGTTACCAACGAGGACCAAAGGtctatttttttcctttttccccttttctttttattttttaagtttttaatttaattttatgtTTAAATTTTCCATTTAATTCATGTCATTGCAAAATAATTTCATATACATATTTTGTGGTACTACTATACATCCGTACATATAATTTTCTGTTCAAGCATGTATGTGTATAATGTATAAAATTATGTATAAAGTATACATATATTCAAAGTATGAATTCATACTTTGAAAGATCTTGTATATTACAATTAATCAATCTCATGTTGGAGCAAAGGATATACTGTTCAATTGCTCTTGAATTGCTTGAGTTGTTACATTGATAGGATCAGTTCCTTATTTCAATGAAGCTTCAAATGAAAGAAATAATTTGAATATATTAATAGTGTCTATATATTACATCACACTTTGCAAATTTGTAAGTCAGAATTCCTTTGATCTATATAGTTAAATAAATTGTGCAAACATATAATTCTATTTGCAGGTTCTTATGCCACGAAGATGCTCTACAGGCTATGTACTTTTCGTATTAATCATGCAAACAAATTTGTGTCTGTGTTTAATTTCACACCTACTCCAGAATGGTGCAAAGATATACCACTAAAAAGATTTTGGAAACCTATTCTTCTTATTTCGAAGAAATATAAGGTTACATACGATGTCAAACGTATTGGATGGTCACATGACATTTATATGTTGTGACATTCAATTCGACCTGATGCTCCAATCAAATTAAAGGGTAGTTACTTAAAATTATTATGTCATATATATAGATGTTATGTTTATAATTTCATAATATAACAAAGTTGCAACTTTTTCAGTCTTAATACTGGTCATTTTGCTCTGCACATTATGGAGTGGTGGGACAGTGGTTTAAGAacgcaacttattatggtgagaataatagtgtcggtgtttcgaacccggggggtccctggaccgacgagtaaattgtcgccgcgtgccccagcccagatgggtcggcgcgagacggagcgcgaagaggggaagaagccggagggagacaggcgtaaaaggggaaacccgcggccttcgtgtttgtcccgcgcccaggtcgggtgcgcttgcagtaggggttacaagcgtccacgcgggagggagcgagaggcttacgcgagcgccgtcccgtccttccccgtgcggccaaccctatgtaagagggccctggaccttccttttataggcgtaaggagagggtccaggtgtacaatgggaggtgtagcagtgtgctaacgtgtctagcggagaagagctagtgccctaagtacatgccgtcgtggcagccggaggggttttggcaccctgttcgtgtggtgtcgtggccgtcggaggagcgctggtgcctagcggaaggacagctgtcggggctgtcgagtccttgctgacgtctccttgcttccgtaagggggctgagagccgacgtcgtcatggagcatgcggggcgccatcattacttgtttaccggggcgagccagatgggacgccggtcttgttccccgcagctagagctagctaggggtagggtaatgatggcccctcctgtgacgtggtcggtccgagccctggtgaaagcatctaggcccctggttggttttagtgattaatgacaacgtaatattatatgtgactaacgtgtgttttgcagagacaaatggtaagttaggtcgcatgacaggtaaaagtactacaacggtgaaaacaatcccggagataagaactcgaagcgacggctaaaactacggaacaaaagatgaaggtctaaggagtccgagtgtcaaggagatgtggacactcgcgatttagttaagtcttttattctcttttagccgtactataaagaggggttgtcgatgagtagtttgaccaagagagttctagtgtagtgttggtgcacaatcacactcatatacagtgctaggtgtcactctagaactcacacacaagttagagcgaaaaccgatttgaaaatcagctgaaaaacaagacttagagtttctggctttggggcaccggactgtccggtgtgcaccggactgtccggtgcaccctctgccaggtgggaccaggctggtccacagcagagccttcccagtcgcagaaacccgagagcgctgccttcggagatgaattttagtggcacaccggacaccgcaccggactgtccggtgtgcaccggacagtggactgttcactgtccggtgcgccatgagtccaacggctctgtgtcagaactagccgttggaagtgaccgttggcgcactggtggcgcaccgttggcgcaccggtggcgcaccggactgtcaggtgcgccatcgcgcagcacattgcctgtaacggctagttggtgggtgagggctatttataccccctccacccaccatattcaatgtcttgcactccacatttattccagcaccttggtagagtattgcaagcaccaaaagcctagtgaggagattagagaatcataatccgcgcttgttcctcattagcgctagtgagagccacctagagcacacaccacttgcattaggcttctcttggtcaaacgaaagtctatggcttgttactcttggtgatcggcatcacctagacggcttggtggcgttgggagctcggtgatcaccgtgaagatcttgttggtgacccgactcaagtttgtaagcggtctcgagggatccaccgcgccggagtggcaaaggatcatctcgtagtgagcacttggttcttgcgaggaccaagggggagcgatacccttgcgtgggtgctccaacgaggactagtggagagtgccgactcttcgatacctcgggaaaaattagaggagtcttctaaactttgctttacattccgcacttaattcaagcactttacattgtgtatttgtttagcaagtatttgaagtattatcttagctttgttatatttctagtattatattcttagtgctagttgttggggtgaagttgggctcttgtttagctcttgcttaggttttaattagtgttgatttttagagaagcccaattcaccccctctcttgggcatcgtgatcctttcaattggtatcaaagcctagttgctcatagattagcttaaccgctagagttacgatgtccggtggggatggacctcctcccgtttttgatggtgacgattttccttattggaaaattcgtatggaagcatacttagaggctatagacattggtgtctataaagccgccacacaagggtttccccaacctagagatcccacaaatcttgtaggtgatgagttcaattatgagaaatggaatgcgaaggccaaaaacaccctttttagaggcctttgcaaagatgtgttcaatagagttcggaatcataaaaatgctcatgatttgtggatggacatttgtgctctacacgaaggaactagaagtgaacgtgaggaaagatatcacataactATGCGAAAGTTAAactcttttgaaatgcttactaatgaaaatgcaaatgctatgtactcacgacttaatattcttgtagaggaagtcaatggattggggcttactcaaatctcacaaccggatgttgtgaggaagattctcagtgtcctcccaatagacaaatatggacacattgtcactgtgctacatcaaatggatctttcagttaccacacctacacaaattttgggaaagatcaatgcccatgagatgtacatgcacatcaacaaagaagaatcatcttccaaaagaaaggatttggctctcaaagcaaatcatgaaagaaagggaaaagcgaaaatacaagttgaggaagaatcctcaagtgatgatgaccttgatgcaaacattgccttgatggtaaggaagaccaccaagatgttgaagaagctaaatagagaaggcatcaaatttgattcaagaaagaagaagttcttttccaacaaaagaaagcccatttctgagatggactgctacaactgtggtgagcttggtcatcttgctcatcaatgcaacaagcccaagaagaacaagttcaagggcaagaaggaagatgacagcgatgatgaaaagaaggaaaagaaattcttcaagaggaaggatgggaagcaaaagaggttccacaagaagaagaatggaaaggcctatattgttggcgactggctcaccgacgtcgaatcatcaagtggatcttcttcaagtgaagaagaggatgatgaaaaagttgcggccatcgtcggggacttctcttcaccaccaccatcgccatcatccacttctcacctgtgccttatggctaggggtgaacgaaaggtacaaaatgatattaatattgatgatgctagtgatagtgatagtgatgaagaatttgcttcaccttcatatgatgagttagctgacttacttaaagaatatactcaaatcattagaaagtcaaaagctaaatgtgataggttgaaaaatgaaaatgaatctttaaatgccaagtatgacatagttataaaggctagtgatgaaataaaagaagaaaataaaactatgtcatcaactgtaaatgagctcacaaactccctaaaagatgctaaggagaaatatgacaaattaaatgaagctaatagggagttgcaaaatagactagttaagatcaaggaagactatactcaaattaaatttgatcatgacaatcttcttgttgaaaatgaacttttatcttgcaaaacacatgaggctattaaccctgttgttaagcttgatgtagcaacctcatgtgatgatttgattcaagaagagcaaactagtctacatgatgaattgactgaaaaagttgaagtcctgactttagacaaccaaaaattgaagaattatttgactgatgcaactactagaggaaaagttgctattgagaacaatgatttcaacaatgagttggaagtggataatcaaaggcttaagaatgaggtcaagaaactaaaaagtgaaaatgaacatcttgcaacaagtgtgcaaaagttcaacaagggtcaatacctccaaaatgagctgcttatgaacactgttatgaaaaataacaagagtggtattggatacaatgcttttgtgcaaaagaaagctatcactcaatacaagccaatgcagactcacaagcctatcaaatgctttgagtgtggaaatgaaggtcattttgcccacaactgcaaagctaaaccaccaactcccttgcctaagcactcaagaccatttgctttcaatgctcactatgttctaagaaaggttgcaaatggaaagattaaggttacattcctaggtccaccaaataagagtagacctagacaaatctgggtggcaaagtccttaattgagagagtcactggtcctatgcaatatagggctctcaaaactcaagcttgaattgtctgtgaatgtaggtgaactacaagaccggtgggagccattgggttattgacagtggatgcacacaacatatgacaggcaacccacggatgttcacctcattagatgagaatgttgatggtcaagataaaatcacatttggagacaactcaaaaggaaaagtacaaggacttggcaaggtggcaatctcaaatgacttatcaatatcaaatgttctcttagttgcacctttgagcttcaatttattatcagtgggacaactctgtgatcttggacttcaatgcttattcactccatcagaggttattgtaacaaaaatggatgatgaatcaatggtattcaagggttttagatacaacaacctctacttagtggatttcacttcagaagatgcagacttaagaacttgcctcttcaccaaagcttctcttggatggctttggcataggaggcttgcacatgttgggatgagcacactcaagaaggtattaaagaaagatatggttagaggattaaaggatgtggtatttgaaaaggacaagccatgcagtgcatgtcaagctggaaagcaggttgctaatacacatcccactaaagctttcatgtcaacatcaaggccactggaactacttcatatggatttatttggacctacaaattatgtcagtgccggtggcaacctctactgtctagtgattgttgatgacttctcaagatacacttgggtgttctttctccatgacaaatctgaagttgcatctatattcaagaagtttgccaagaaagcacaaaatgaatttgattgcaagattaagaagattagaagtgacaatggcaaagaatttgacaacaccaacattcatgagtactgtgatgagattgggatcaagcatgaagtatctgccacatatacacctcaacaaaatggagttgttgaaaggaaaaataggaccttgatcacccttgcaagaacaatgattgatgagtataacacaccggagaggttttgggccgaagctgtcaacactgcttgctatgcatcaaacaggctatttcctcaccggctacttgcgaagactccttatgaactgctaaatgggaaaaagccagacgtctccttcttccgggtgtttgggtgcaaatgctacatctacaaaaaacgccatcatctagggaagtttcaaagacgttgtgatattggttttcttttgggttattcattaaagtccaaagcatatcgagtattcaaccatgccactggcatggtagaagaaacatatgatgtggaatttgatgagactaatggctcccaaggagcacttgaaaatcttgatgatgtaggtgatgagccactcagggaagcaatgaagaacatgcctattggagctatcaaaccaaaagaagatgaagaagaggtgcaaatcattgacaggccttcttcatcaaatgtaccacaagatgatgaaaaagatgagaggcatgcaaatgaagatacatttgtctctcatgaacaagcaagggtacaagccgaagatgttgatgctccaggatcttcttcccaagtggttgacaggagaaactcatcactacttcaagctcatccacaaaaccaaatcatcgggagtccttcacaaggggttattactcgatcacatagacatgctaattttattgaacatcactcttttgtttcttgtgttgagcctacttgtatagatgaggcgctacaggatccggactgggtgaatgccatgcatgaagaacttaacaacttcacccgtaacgaagtttggaccctggagaagcccccacaagatgcaagaatcattggaacaaagtgggtgttcagaaacaaacaagatgatcaaggtgtgattgtaagaaacaaggcaagacttgtcgcaaagggattttctcaagttgaaggcttagattttggagagacctttgcaccggttgctcgactggaagccatccgtatcctacttgcatatgcatcatgttatgatataaaactttatcaaatggatgtaaaaagtgcatttttaaatggcttcataaatgaacttgtatatgttgagcaaccgcctggatttgaagaccctagatatcctaaccatgcttacaggttgtccaaggcgctttatgggctaaagcaagctccaagggcttggtacgagcgtcttcgcgacttcctcatcgaaaagggcttcaaaatcgggaccgtcgacacaactctcttcacaaagaaacataacggtgatattttcatttgtcaagtatatgttgatgatataatctttggctcgacaaatgactgtcattgcaaggaatttggtgagttgatgtcgaaggagttcgagatgtcaatgattggtgagctaacatacttcctcggttttcaagtcaagcaaatgaaagatggtaactttctctcacaagagaagtataccaaagacttgttgaaaaggttcaacatggagaagtgcaa
It contains:
- the LOC100278634 gene encoding uncharacterized protein LOC100278634, encoding MAEAEVDARATADDEGRGGSSSNVAEDGQPAAAKGRATISVTVVLLALLVASVAAFLTSSLPRAGDGDGEGVQGAAGRAGEVGKRAEPVEHAVGIPGFNSRLDAFRTWAALTWMKLRRPRCSDEPRYDDDGAVGSLGDAAKKSFEMGKETVEQAAAATARATRDAAETAKEKVKGIDDAEL